In one window of Prevotella sp. E13-17 DNA:
- a CDS encoding pyridoxal phosphate-dependent aminotransferase, whose translation MAQLSNRLQRLAPSATLAMSQKSSEMKAQGIDVINLSVGEPDFNTPDHIKEAAKKAIDENFSRYSPVPGYADLRQAIVEKLKRENQLDYTVNEICVSNGAKQSVCNTVMALVNPGEEVIIPAPYWVSYPQMALLAGGVPVFVQAGFEQNFKMTAEQLEAAITPKTRLLILCSPSNPTGSVYSKEELKALAEVILRHDDLYVLADEIYEHINYTGRHESIAQFPGMKERTIVVNGVSKAYAMTGWRIGYIAAPEWIVKGCNKLQGQYTSGPCSVSQKAAEFAYKESQSCVEEMRQAFERRRNLIVDLARQIPGLEVNVPQGAFYLFPKCSSFYGKKAGDRTINNSTDLAMYLLEVGHVATVGGDAFGDPECFRMSYATSDDNIREAMRRIAEALGKLK comes from the coding sequence ATGGCACAATTATCCAACCGTTTGCAACGCCTGGCTCCATCAGCAACACTGGCTATGTCGCAGAAAAGCTCTGAGATGAAAGCGCAAGGCATTGACGTTATTAACTTGAGTGTGGGCGAACCAGACTTCAATACTCCCGACCACATCAAAGAAGCAGCTAAAAAGGCTATTGACGAGAATTTCTCTCGCTATTCACCTGTTCCTGGTTATGCAGACCTGCGTCAGGCAATCGTTGAAAAGCTTAAGCGCGAGAATCAGCTCGATTATACCGTCAATGAAATCTGTGTTTCTAATGGTGCAAAACAAAGCGTTTGCAACACAGTGATGGCTTTGGTGAACCCCGGAGAAGAGGTCATCATTCCCGCCCCCTATTGGGTAAGCTATCCTCAGATGGCTCTGTTGGCTGGTGGTGTGCCGGTCTTTGTGCAGGCTGGATTTGAACAGAACTTCAAGATGACTGCCGAGCAGTTGGAAGCAGCGATTACTCCCAAGACTCGTTTGCTGATTCTTTGTTCACCCAGTAACCCCACGGGTTCTGTCTATAGTAAAGAGGAACTGAAGGCACTCGCCGAAGTCATCCTTCGCCACGACGACCTCTATGTACTTGCCGATGAGATTTACGAGCACATCAACTACACCGGCCGTCATGAATCTATCGCCCAGTTCCCTGGCATGAAAGAGCGCACCATTGTGGTGAATGGCGTTTCAAAGGCTTATGCTATGACAGGCTGGCGTATCGGCTATATCGCTGCGCCTGAGTGGATCGTAAAAGGATGTAACAAACTGCAAGGACAATACACCAGTGGCCCCTGCTCAGTAAGCCAGAAGGCCGCCGAGTTTGCATACAAGGAAAGTCAGTCTTGTGTGGAGGAAATGCGTCAAGCTTTCGAGCGTCGTCGCAACCTGATTGTAGATCTGGCCCGTCAGATTCCCGGCCTGGAGGTCAATGTGCCACAAGGCGCTTTCTACCTTTTCCCTAAGTGTAGTTCGTTCTATGGAAAGAAAGCTGGTGACCGCACCATCAACAATTCCACCGACTTGGCAATGTATCTGCTTGAAGTAGGACATGTGGCCACTGTAGGTGGCGATGCCTTTGGCGATCCTGAATGCTTCCGTATGAGTTATGCCACCAGCGATGACAATATACGCGAGGCCATGAGACGTATTGCTGAGGCATTGGGGAAACTGAAATAA
- a CDS encoding MotA/TolQ/ExbB proton channel family protein, which produces MATTTKAATAAKKNSGFKGVKDAWIILVLCCAIAYCFYFFVLGDPSHFQGGDRSGHPADLMGTVYKGGFVVGLIITLLLTVIVLGVERFFAIKSASGKMNLAKFTAQVKEAIKAQKFDEAKALCDKMQGSVANVVLASINMYQTVEGDSTLKKAQKISKIQQAHEEATQLEMPTLTMNLPMVATIVSLGTLTALFGTVLGMIGSFQALSAGGGADSMALSAGISEALVNTASGILTSWVATVVYNYFSNKIDKLTFALDEVGYTIAATYDSNHVEA; this is translated from the coding sequence ATGGCAACAACAACAAAGGCTGCTACAGCAGCTAAGAAAAATTCAGGCTTCAAAGGCGTAAAGGATGCATGGATCATTCTCGTACTCTGCTGCGCTATTGCTTATTGCTTCTATTTCTTTGTACTCGGTGATCCCAGTCACTTCCAGGGTGGCGACCGCAGTGGTCATCCCGCTGACCTGATGGGTACCGTATATAAAGGTGGTTTCGTAGTAGGTTTGATTATCACTTTGCTGCTCACCGTTATCGTGCTCGGTGTAGAGCGTTTCTTCGCTATCAAGAGTGCTTCTGGTAAGATGAACTTGGCTAAGTTCACAGCTCAGGTTAAGGAAGCTATCAAGGCTCAGAAGTTTGACGAGGCTAAGGCTCTCTGCGACAAGATGCAGGGTTCTGTAGCTAACGTTGTATTGGCTTCAATCAATATGTACCAGACTGTTGAGGGCGACTCAACTCTGAAGAAGGCACAGAAGATCTCTAAGATTCAGCAGGCTCACGAGGAGGCTACTCAGCTGGAGATGCCTACTCTGACTATGAACCTTCCTATGGTTGCAACTATCGTATCTCTGGGTACTCTGACCGCTCTGTTCGGTACTGTGCTCGGTATGATCGGATCATTCCAGGCTCTGTCTGCAGGTGGTGGTGCTGACTCTATGGCTCTGTCTGCCGGTATTTCTGAGGCCTTGGTTAACACGGCATCAGGTATCTTGACCTCTTGGGTTGCTACAGTTGTTTACAACTACTTCTCAAACAAGATTGATAAGCTGACATTTGCTCTTGACGAGGTAGGTTACACAATCGCTGCTACATACGATTCTAATCACGTCGAGGCATAA
- a CDS encoding START-like domain-containing protein produces the protein MRKQKLVLEYPLHAGKQELLWQLLSTDHGLERWLADKVDEENGVMHLTWGDPWGEHHTMHANVLEKSRNNYIRLRWSDEDDPDAFWEMRIVRSELTNELCLCVVDYAYADDIADLQELWDGNLERLHQSSGF, from the coding sequence ATGCGGAAACAGAAACTGGTGCTTGAATATCCCTTGCATGCTGGCAAACAAGAACTGCTATGGCAATTGCTGAGTACGGATCACGGCTTAGAGCGATGGCTGGCAGATAAAGTTGATGAAGAAAATGGTGTCATGCATTTGACCTGGGGAGATCCGTGGGGTGAACATCATACGATGCACGCTAATGTGCTGGAGAAAAGCAGAAATAATTATATACGTCTCAGGTGGAGTGATGAAGATGATCCTGATGCCTTTTGGGAAATGCGCATAGTTCGGAGCGAGCTGACTAACGAGTTGTGTTTGTGTGTGGTTGATTATGCCTATGCAGACGATATAGCAGACCTTCAGGAACTATGGGATGGTAATCTGGAACGGCTCCATCAGTCAAGCGGTTTTTAA
- a CDS encoding biopolymer transporter ExbD — MAKKKASKQKKMDTRVNFTPMVDMMMLLITFFMLCTTLSKPQAMQLTMPSNDENVQDQDKSVTKADQTITVYLAADNKLYYIEGLPKYDDPTCLKETTYGRDGFRNVLIHHTTGAGIAPVARVMKAKQALDEKKTAYGSTMTEEEYQKQLSEIRNGVINGEKIPTVTVIIKPLDTATYDNMVGALDEMQICTIGKYVIDKISPDDEKLLALKGVK; from the coding sequence ATGGCTAAAAAGAAAGCTAGCAAGCAGAAAAAAATGGATACCCGCGTGAACTTCACGCCGATGGTAGATATGATGATGCTTCTGATCACCTTCTTCATGCTCTGTACTACACTGAGTAAGCCTCAGGCTATGCAGTTGACTATGCCTAGCAACGATGAGAACGTGCAAGATCAGGATAAGTCGGTAACAAAAGCTGACCAGACTATCACCGTTTATCTGGCTGCCGACAATAAGCTTTATTATATCGAGGGTCTGCCCAAGTATGATGATCCTACTTGTCTGAAAGAGACCACTTACGGCCGTGATGGTTTCCGCAACGTGCTGATTCACCACACCACTGGTGCTGGTATCGCTCCTGTTGCTCGTGTCATGAAGGCTAAGCAGGCTCTTGACGAGAAGAAGACGGCTTATGGTAGCACGATGACGGAAGAAGAGTATCAGAAACAACTGAGCGAAATCCGTAATGGTGTGATTAACGGTGAGAAGATTCCAACTGTCACCGTTATTATCAAGCCACTTGACACTGCCACCTACGATAACATGGTAGGTGCTCTGGACGAGATGCAGATTTGTACTATTGGTAAGTATGTCATCGACAAGATTAGTCCCGACGACGAGAAGCTTCTCGCTTTGAAGGGGGTTAAGTAA
- a CDS encoding bifunctional 3,4-dihydroxy-2-butanone-4-phosphate synthase/GTP cyclohydrolase II, which produces MMEYKLSSIEEAVADFRDGKFVIVVDDEDRENEGDLICAAEKITPEMVNFMLKEARGVLCAPITISRSEELDLPRQVSDNTSMLGTPFTVTVDKLEGCTTGVSAHDRAATINALADPKSKPETFGRPGHINPLYAQDNGVLRRSGHTEAAVDLCKLAGLYPAGALMEIMNDDGTMARMPELQAFSAKHGLKIITIRDLISYRLRQESLIEVGVEADMPTEYGHFRIIPFRQKSNGQEHFALIKGEWKEDEPVLVRVHSSCMTGDILGSRRCDCGEQLHRAMRKIEEEGKGVIVYMQQEGRGIGLMNKLAAYKLQEEGYDTVDANLCLGFKADERDYGCGAQMLRHLGVHKMRLMTNNPVKRVGLEAYGLEIVENVPIEITPNEYNLRYLRTKQQRMGHTLHL; this is translated from the coding sequence ATTATGGAATATAAGCTGTCGAGTATAGAAGAAGCCGTCGCTGATTTTCGTGATGGTAAGTTTGTGATCGTGGTCGATGATGAAGATCGAGAGAACGAAGGTGATCTTATTTGTGCTGCAGAGAAGATAACGCCAGAGATGGTGAATTTCATGCTGAAAGAGGCTCGTGGCGTTCTTTGTGCACCTATTACTATCAGTCGTAGCGAAGAGTTGGATTTGCCTCGTCAGGTGAGTGATAACACCTCCATGCTTGGCACACCTTTTACGGTGACTGTCGATAAGCTGGAAGGCTGCACTACAGGCGTTAGTGCTCACGATCGTGCTGCAACTATCAATGCGTTGGCAGATCCAAAGTCAAAGCCCGAAACCTTTGGGCGTCCTGGTCATATCAATCCTCTCTATGCTCAGGATAATGGCGTGCTGCGCCGAAGTGGACATACTGAGGCTGCTGTCGATTTGTGTAAGTTGGCTGGCCTTTATCCTGCAGGAGCGCTGATGGAGATTATGAATGACGACGGCACGATGGCTCGTATGCCCGAACTTCAGGCCTTCTCAGCGAAACATGGGCTGAAGATAATCACTATCAGAGATTTGATTAGCTATCGCTTGCGCCAAGAGTCGCTCATAGAAGTAGGCGTCGAGGCAGATATGCCCACAGAATACGGACATTTCCGTATCATTCCTTTCCGTCAGAAAAGTAATGGACAAGAGCATTTCGCGCTCATTAAGGGCGAATGGAAAGAAGACGAACCAGTTCTTGTTCGAGTTCACTCTTCTTGTATGACCGGTGATATTCTCGGTTCACGTCGTTGCGATTGCGGCGAACAGCTACATCGCGCCATGCGGAAAATAGAAGAAGAAGGTAAGGGCGTTATCGTTTATATGCAGCAAGAGGGTAGGGGTATCGGCTTGATGAACAAGCTCGCCGCCTATAAGTTGCAGGAAGAAGGTTATGACACCGTCGATGCAAACCTCTGCCTTGGTTTCAAGGCCGATGAGCGCGATTATGGTTGCGGCGCACAGATGTTGCGTCATCTTGGAGTACACAAGATGCGCCTGATGACCAACAACCCAGTGAAGCGTGTCGGATTAGAGGCTTATGGACTTGAAATCGTCGAGAATGTCCCTATCGAGATAACCCCCAACGAGTATAATCTTCGTTATTTGCGAACCAAACAGCAACGCATGGGACATACGCTTCACCTTTGA
- a CDS encoding LptF/LptG family permease, whose product MFRIRKLDLFVAKQFGVLFAGAFFICLFVLMMQFLWRYVDELIGKGLSLDVLAQFFWYMGLMLIPQALPLAILLSSLITYGNLGESSELTAIKAAGISLMQSMRSLIVITLMIAGVSFYFQDVIGPSTNKAFAQLLVSMKQKSPELEIPEGIFYDGIPNANIYVHRKNLDTGKLYGIMIYRQTGSYEDQAIILADSGMMQTTAEKKHLLLTLWSGEWFENMRSQELGGSAEVPYRRETFGSKRILLDFDSGFNLADAAEIGGRAVEKSERQILHDIDSIRLYNDSVGRQFYDEAKTYILNVPQLTKKDSVRLKTLSAQVKPQPDSIYEKLSDEKKLEVVKYAARAAQNVTNDLAMKSDYARWMNRQVRSHQIEAINKFTLSLSCVIFFFIGAPLGAIIRKGGLGVPVIISVVVFIVYYIFENSGMRMARDGNWTIWFGKLISTAVLSPLAVFFTYKANGDSTVLNMDAYRMMAMRMFGLRVKRNITRKEVIIEDPDYVEDAQVLTRISEEIRHYTEKHKLLRWPSPIKVFFRPGDDHAIAHISEELEMVIENLSYTRDKVILHQLNNYPVMATHAHTRPFERRWLNIVVGLFIPLGLFFYIRMLRFRVRLYRDLKAIEQTNVKILSQIKTKYYGI is encoded by the coding sequence ATGTTTCGGATTAGGAAATTAGATTTATTCGTAGCAAAACAGTTTGGCGTACTGTTCGCTGGTGCTTTCTTCATCTGCCTTTTTGTGCTGATGATGCAATTTTTGTGGCGCTATGTGGACGAGCTGATTGGAAAGGGGTTGTCTTTGGATGTGTTAGCACAGTTCTTTTGGTATATGGGACTCATGCTCATTCCGCAGGCATTACCTTTGGCTATTTTGCTGTCTTCGCTGATCACTTATGGAAACTTGGGTGAGAGCAGTGAGCTGACAGCCATTAAGGCTGCGGGTATTTCACTGATGCAATCTATGCGTTCTCTTATTGTTATAACGCTGATGATTGCCGGCGTCTCCTTTTATTTTCAAGATGTAATAGGTCCTTCAACTAATAAGGCCTTCGCACAACTTCTTGTTTCGATGAAACAAAAAAGTCCGGAACTTGAGATTCCAGAGGGGATTTTCTATGATGGCATACCTAATGCGAATATCTATGTGCATAGGAAAAACCTGGATACAGGAAAGCTCTATGGAATTATGATTTACCGGCAGACGGGCTCTTACGAGGATCAGGCTATCATCTTGGCTGATTCGGGCATGATGCAGACCACGGCAGAGAAAAAACATCTGCTGCTGACACTCTGGAGCGGCGAGTGGTTCGAGAATATGCGTTCGCAGGAGCTCGGTGGGTCGGCAGAGGTGCCCTATCGTCGTGAAACCTTTGGTAGTAAGCGTATTCTTTTAGATTTTGATAGCGGATTTAATTTGGCCGATGCCGCAGAGATTGGCGGCAGGGCTGTGGAGAAGTCGGAGCGACAGATCTTGCATGATATAGACTCAATACGTCTGTATAACGATTCTGTAGGCCGACAATTCTATGATGAGGCTAAGACTTATATACTGAATGTTCCTCAACTTACCAAAAAAGACTCTGTTCGCCTTAAAACACTGTCGGCTCAGGTAAAACCTCAGCCTGATAGCATCTATGAAAAACTGAGCGATGAGAAGAAGTTGGAGGTTGTGAAGTATGCTGCCCGTGCTGCTCAGAATGTGACCAACGACTTGGCCATGAAAAGCGATTATGCCCGTTGGATGAACAGACAGGTGAGAAGTCATCAGATAGAAGCTATCAACAAGTTTACCTTGTCGCTGTCATGTGTCATATTCTTCTTTATTGGTGCACCATTGGGTGCTATCATACGTAAAGGCGGTCTGGGCGTTCCGGTCATCATCTCAGTAGTCGTCTTTATTGTCTATTATATTTTTGAGAACTCTGGTATGCGCATGGCGCGCGATGGTAACTGGACCATTTGGTTCGGTAAACTGATCTCTACAGCCGTACTGTCGCCTTTGGCGGTGTTCTTTACCTATAAAGCCAATGGAGACTCAACCGTGTTAAATATGGATGCTTATCGTATGATGGCGATGCGCATGTTCGGCTTGCGGGTGAAACGAAACATAACACGTAAGGAAGTGATAATAGAAGACCCTGATTACGTTGAGGATGCTCAGGTCTTGACTCGTATTTCAGAAGAGATTCGTCATTATACAGAGAAGCATAAGTTGCTGCGTTGGCCTTCGCCTATCAAGGTGTTCTTCCGGCCTGGTGATGATCATGCTATTGCACATATCAGCGAAGAGCTGGAAATGGTTATAGAAAACCTGTCCTATACGCGTGATAAAGTGATTCTTCACCAGTTGAATAACTATCCTGTGATGGCCACACATGCGCATACCCGCCCCTTTGAACGTCGCTGGTTGAACATCGTGGTGGGGTTGTTCATACCGTTAGGCCTTTTCTTTTATATCAGAATGCTACGGTTTAGAGTACGTCTCTATCGCGACTTGAAAGCGATAGAGCAAACTAATGTGAAAATATTAAGTCAGATTAAAACGAAGTATTATGGAATATAA
- a CDS encoding energy transducer TonB, which yields MSKVDLIDNSWVDLVFEGKNQSYGAYKLRKQTGARNVKALVTVITVIALIFVIAIAKVAIENALPKASVNTADVELSKIEQKKETKVERKEQVKVEQQQVVEKVKSSVKFTAPVIKEEVEPEEEMKSQEELAQNNTAIGVFDVQGNDEAEGEVLKANQQTVEEAKVEDTKVFTVVEQMPSFPGGDAALMAYLSKNIQYPPIAEENGIQGRVVATFVVERDGSITDVQVMRGVDPSLDREAIRVLKGMPRWIPGKQNGSAVRVKYTVPVTFKLQ from the coding sequence ATGTCAAAAGTAGATCTAATAGACAATAGCTGGGTCGACCTCGTCTTTGAAGGTAAAAACCAGTCTTACGGTGCCTATAAGCTCCGCAAACAAACTGGTGCACGAAATGTAAAGGCTCTGGTGACGGTAATCACCGTTATCGCTTTGATTTTCGTGATTGCCATTGCCAAGGTTGCTATCGAAAACGCCCTTCCAAAGGCTTCTGTCAACACTGCCGATGTAGAGCTCTCTAAGATCGAGCAGAAGAAGGAAACCAAGGTTGAGCGCAAGGAGCAAGTTAAGGTTGAGCAACAGCAGGTTGTTGAGAAAGTAAAAAGCTCTGTGAAGTTTACAGCTCCTGTCATTAAGGAGGAGGTTGAACCTGAGGAAGAGATGAAATCGCAAGAGGAACTTGCTCAGAATAACACCGCCATCGGTGTGTTCGACGTTCAAGGTAATGACGAAGCAGAAGGTGAAGTGCTGAAGGCAAACCAGCAGACTGTGGAAGAGGCCAAGGTGGAGGACACCAAGGTGTTCACTGTGGTTGAGCAGATGCCATCATTCCCTGGTGGTGATGCAGCTCTGATGGCCTATCTGAGCAAGAATATCCAGTATCCTCCTATTGCCGAGGAGAATGGTATTCAGGGTCGTGTCGTAGCTACCTTCGTGGTTGAGCGCGACGGTTCTATCACTGATGTACAGGTAATGCGTGGTGTTGACCCCTCACTGGACCGTGAGGCTATCCGCGTGCTGAAGGGAATGCCTCGTTGGATTCCTGGTAAGCAGAATGGTTCTGCGGTACGTGTGAAATATACTGTACCTGTAACCTTCAAACTTCAGTAA
- a CDS encoding GntR family transcriptional regulator codes for MKLDPKSAKPLHVQAEELLRELIEDEAYQNGKLLPSEVELSEQLSISRNTLRQAINKLVFEGRLVRKKGFGTRVVKKAIVGGVKNWLSFSQEMKMLGVQIRNFELHISLKQPHAEIANFFELNPDNYSRCVVLERLRGNKEYPFVYFVSYFNPDIPLTGEEDFTKPLYELLETQFDIVVKTSKEEISARLAGDSLAEKLEIESTDPILVRKRFVYDVNGKPIEYNIGYYRADSFTYRIEAER; via the coding sequence ATGAAGTTAGATCCAAAAAGTGCCAAGCCGCTCCATGTGCAAGCAGAGGAATTGCTCCGTGAGCTGATCGAGGATGAAGCGTATCAGAATGGAAAGTTGCTTCCAAGTGAGGTTGAATTGTCTGAACAATTAAGCATTTCAAGAAACACGCTGCGGCAGGCAATCAATAAACTGGTCTTTGAAGGAAGGCTGGTTAGGAAAAAGGGGTTTGGCACGCGTGTGGTGAAAAAGGCCATCGTTGGCGGGGTGAAAAACTGGCTGAGCTTCTCTCAGGAAATGAAAATGCTGGGTGTTCAGATTCGTAATTTTGAACTACATATTTCTTTGAAACAGCCTCATGCTGAGATTGCCAACTTCTTTGAGTTGAATCCTGATAATTATAGTCGTTGCGTTGTTCTGGAACGACTGAGGGGAAATAAGGAATATCCCTTTGTCTATTTTGTCTCTTATTTCAATCCTGATATTCCGCTGACTGGCGAGGAGGATTTCACAAAACCGTTGTACGAGTTGCTGGAAACGCAATTTGATATTGTGGTGAAGACCAGTAAAGAGGAAATCTCTGCGCGTTTGGCGGGCGACAGTCTTGCCGAGAAACTTGAAATAGAGTCAACGGATCCGATTTTGGTGCGTAAGCGTTTCGTATATGATGTGAATGGGAAACCGATAGAATATAATATAGGCTACTATAGGGCAGATAGTTTTACCTATAGGATAGAGGCAGAAAGGTAG
- a CDS encoding biopolymer transporter ExbD, with protein sequence MGKIKIEKKDIWIDMTPMSDVMTLLLCFFMLTSTFLTPEPIKVNTPSSVSEVKIPENVLNILVSPEGKIFVGTENKNTMMAMMQEVTSKFDISLTAKQMKNFKEDAMIGAALSQFDAYYNLEPEKMSEAIQKLGIPTDSIDGGMSEFQEWIKAAHQVDPDMKLAIKCDATTPYRVIRTMMSELQDMNENRYQLITNLKTSSED encoded by the coding sequence ATGGGTAAAATAAAAATCGAGAAAAAAGACATCTGGATTGACATGACACCAATGTCAGACGTGATGACTTTGTTGCTCTGCTTCTTTATGTTGACCTCAACATTCCTGACGCCAGAGCCTATCAAAGTCAATACGCCAAGTTCGGTGTCAGAGGTCAAGATTCCCGAGAATGTCCTCAATATCCTTGTAAGCCCTGAGGGCAAGATATTTGTGGGCACGGAGAATAAGAACACCATGATGGCTATGATGCAGGAAGTTACTTCAAAGTTTGATATCTCGCTTACAGCAAAGCAGATGAAGAACTTCAAGGAGGATGCCATGATTGGCGCTGCATTAAGTCAGTTTGATGCTTATTACAATCTTGAGCCCGAAAAAATGTCTGAAGCTATCCAGAAGCTCGGTATCCCCACCGACAGTATCGATGGTGGTATGAGCGAGTTCCAGGAGTGGATCAAGGCTGCACATCAGGTTGACCCCGATATGAAGTTGGCTATCAAATGTGATGCCACAACACCATACCGTGTGATCAGAACAATGATGTCAGAGCTCCAGGATATGAATGAGAACCGTTACCAACTGATTACCAATCTTAAAACATCATCGGAGGATTAG